CTTGCAACAGGCGGTGAAACCCTGTCAGGAGCTACGGTATCAGGCACAACTGCATCAGGCGGTTCAATAATAGATTCTGAACCAACATCTACGAACCATACTTTCACTAACGGTTTTGCAAAATCCATGCTGATGGTGGATTATATGTATTTGAAATACAACCCATTTTCGTTTCTTAGTATTAACGCAGGAAAAATGAAATCAGGCGATCATGTCTGGAATCCTACGGATTTATTATGGGATACTGACATTAATCCAGATGGCGTTGCTGTTAAGTACTCAAAAGACATTACTGAAAAGCTTAACATCGATGTTGTAGGCAGCTGGCTTGTATTCTGTGAAAAAAACGCTGTGGCAGATAACCCAATAGCATACATAGCACAGCCGATAGTAAAATATACAGTAAATGATAATATAAGCATAAAGGCTGCGGCAGCACTGCAGTCTCTGCAGGTTAAAGGGAAAAGCACTGTATACTATGATACCAATCCGGCATTTGACTATAATGGCACAAATTTCAGCTTTGAGGCAAAATACCTTAATATAATAGGTTCAAATATGTTGTGCGTATATGGCGATACTATAACAAATGGCGATTCAAAGCCAACAACGGATAAAGACGGATCAGCAATAGGTGTTAAATTTGGAGCTGATAAGATATCCGAATTCGGCCAGTGGCAGGTTGCATATATGGCTCGCGAGTTAAAAGCAAACGCATGGTTAAATAAGTTGGGTGATTCAGATGCCTATGGCGGAGCAAACAACAGCAAAGGATTTGAGGCTGTTTTTACAATGGGTCTTACAAAAGCTTGTTCGCTTGGCATAGACTACTATGCAATGGACAAAATAAACAGCGCAACAGCTACAACGCCGAAAAGCCTTGTACAGGCTGATGTAGTTTATAAGTTTTAATGAAGTAACATTAAATTATTTTAAAAGGAGAGCTAAATGAAAAGATTAATTAATGCAGTTTTAAGTGTAGTTATGTTTACCTCAGTTGCAATTGCAGGACAAAAAATAGTTATTGAGGGTTCAACAACAGTGCTTCCAATAGCCCAAAAAGCCGCGGAAGAGTTCATGAACAACGACTCAAGCATAGATATTAATGTACGCGGCGGCGGATCAGGTGTTGGTATTACTTCGATTATTGAAGGTACATGCGACATAGCGGATTCCTCAAGGCCGATAAAAGATGCAGAGCTTGCCAAAGCCGCAGGAAAAGGCAGGGACATCAAGGCTAATGTGGTTGCCATGGATGGAATAGCCGTGATAGTTAATCCTCAGAACCCAGTTTCAGCACTTACTAAACAACAGGTTATGACGATTTTCTCAAGTTCGATATCTAATTGGTCGAAGTTTGGCGGCAATAACGATAAAATAGTTGTCGTTTCGCGCGACAGCGCTTCAGGAACTTTTGAAGCATTTGGAGCGCTTGCACTAGCTGGCAGAAAAGTCCGTTCGGATGCTCTTATGCAGGCATCAAACCAGGCTGTGGCTACGACTGTTGCTAATACACCAGGAGCTATAGGCTATGTCGGAGTAGGATATATCACGTCTTCGGTAAAGGCTGTTCCAATTGACGGCATAGCAGCTTCCAAAGTCACAGTTCTTACAGGAAAATACCCTTATTCAAGAGCTCTTTTCATGTATACCAACGGCCAGCCGCAAGGCAAAGTGAAAGATTTCATAGATTTCATTCTAAGCAAAGACGGACAAAAGATAGTTGAAGAAGAAGGTTTTGTCGGACTTAAGTAATTCAGCTTCAAAATTATTTAATGTACCGGGGGCAGCACTATTGAATAGCTGCTTCCGGTACATTATTATTTATTAAAATGAAGATAAAAGAAAAACTGTACGAATATATCTTTACAATACTGGCATTTTCTTCCTTGCTGTTCTTGCTGGGTATAATTATAGTGCTTTTTAAGGAAGGGCTACCGGTTTTTAATATGGTCGGAGTTAAGAATTTCATCCTTGGCAAAAGCTGGTACCCTACATATGATCCGCCTTTGTATGGGATTCTGCCTCTGATTCTTGCTTCTTTCTGGATAACCATAGGAGCTATGTTTGTATGTGTGCCTCTTGGTATAGGAAGCGCACTTTATATTCATGAACTTGCAGGCAAAAAAGAGAAAATGGTTTTAAAGCCGCTCATAGAAATTCTTTCTGCAATTCCTTCAATTGTTTTTGGTTTCTTTGGGATGGTTATAGTAGCGCCGTTCCTTCAAAACTTGCTTAAAATCCCTACAGGTTTATGCGGGTTAACGGCGAGCGTAGTGCTGGGCATCATGGCGATACCGGTTGTCTCAAGTATTGCCGAAGATGCTTTGAATTATGTCCCAAGAAGTTTTAAAGAAGCATCTTATGCTCTTGGCGCTAACAGGTGGCAGACGCTTATTAAAGTTGTAATCCCAGCAGCAGGTTCAGGTATTTCTACTTCAATAATACTTGGTATGTCAAGGATAGTAGGCGAAACAATGACTGTATTAATGGTGTCCGGCGGAGCTGCGGTAATACCAAAGTCATTTCTTGAACCGATAAGGCCGATGACATCAACTATCGCGGCTGAAATGGGAGAGGCGGTCATGGGAAGCCCTCATTACAATGCTTTATTTGCCATCGGGCTTGTACTT
The Candidatus Liberimonas magnetica DNA segment above includes these coding regions:
- a CDS encoding putative porin — its product is MKMKAILAAIVMMSTGIAYAGEADMLINKLAEKGIISYGEAQQILTEGKEEARKDLAKGKIATLPAWIQNLSLKGDLRLRHQLDWDSSKTYPRIRERARLRMGFESRMAENMQAGFGLATGGETLSGATVSGTTASGGSIIDSEPTSTNHTFTNGFAKSMLMVDYMYLKYNPFSFLSINAGKMKSGDHVWNPTDLLWDTDINPDGVAVKYSKDITEKLNIDVVGSWLVFCEKNAVADNPIAYIAQPIVKYTVNDNISIKAAAALQSLQVKGKSTVYYDTNPAFDYNGTNFSFEAKYLNIIGSNMLCVYGDTITNGDSKPTTDKDGSAIGVKFGADKISEFGQWQVAYMARELKANAWLNKLGDSDAYGGANNSKGFEAVFTMGLTKACSLGIDYYAMDKINSATATTPKSLVQADVVYKF
- a CDS encoding phosphate ABC transporter substrate-binding protein — encoded protein: MKRLINAVLSVVMFTSVAIAGQKIVIEGSTTVLPIAQKAAEEFMNNDSSIDINVRGGGSGVGITSIIEGTCDIADSSRPIKDAELAKAAGKGRDIKANVVAMDGIAVIVNPQNPVSALTKQQVMTIFSSSISNWSKFGGNNDKIVVVSRDSASGTFEAFGALALAGRKVRSDALMQASNQAVATTVANTPGAIGYVGVGYITSSVKAVPIDGIAASKVTVLTGKYPYSRALFMYTNGQPQGKVKDFIDFILSKDGQKIVEEEGFVGLK
- the pstC gene encoding phosphate ABC transporter permease subunit PstC, translating into MKIKEKLYEYIFTILAFSSLLFLLGIIIVLFKEGLPVFNMVGVKNFILGKSWYPTYDPPLYGILPLILASFWITIGAMFVCVPLGIGSALYIHELAGKKEKMVLKPLIEILSAIPSIVFGFFGMVIVAPFLQNLLKIPTGLCGLTASVVLGIMAIPVVSSIAEDALNYVPRSFKEASYALGANRWQTLIKVVIPAAGSGISTSIILGMSRIVGETMTVLMVSGGAAVIPKSFLEPIRPMTSTIAAEMGEAVMGSPHYNALFAIGLVLFLITMVFNVVAELISRKYRLKLGLNR